From the genome of Arthrobacter alpinus, one region includes:
- a CDS encoding 50S ribosomal protein L25/general stress protein Ctc, which translates to MSEIKLNAELRNEFGKGAARRIRRADQIPAVIYGHGEAPLHIVLPILQTLRAVRGANALLTVDVAGTEHLALVKDIQRDPVLQIIEHIDLLTVKKGEKVIVDIPVVVIGEPAPSVVANQEEMTISLSADATLLPKHVEVDLTGRIAGQHIYASDLVLPANVELLADPTLLIVHLQEPNAAADVEEEAAE; encoded by the coding sequence ATGTCTGAAATCAAATTGAATGCCGAATTGCGCAACGAGTTCGGCAAGGGTGCAGCACGCCGCATCCGCCGTGCAGACCAGATCCCCGCGGTCATCTACGGTCACGGTGAAGCACCCCTGCACATTGTGCTGCCCATCTTGCAGACCCTCCGCGCGGTACGTGGCGCCAATGCGCTGCTGACCGTCGATGTTGCCGGAACCGAGCACCTCGCCTTGGTCAAGGACATCCAGCGCGACCCCGTATTGCAGATCATTGAGCACATCGACCTGTTGACGGTGAAGAAGGGCGAGAAGGTCATTGTAGACATCCCCGTCGTTGTTATTGGCGAGCCGGCCCCGTCAGTCGTGGCCAACCAGGAAGAAATGACCATCAGCCTCTCCGCTGATGCAACTCTCCTGCCCAAGCACGTAGAGGTTGACCTGACCGGGCGCATCGCCGGCCAGCACATCTACGCCAGCGACCTGGTCCTGCCGGCCAACGTTGAGCTGCTTGCCGATCCCACCCTGTTGATCGTTCACCTCCAGGAGCCAAACGCTGCTGCTGACGTTGAAGAAGAAGCAGCAGAGTAA
- a CDS encoding ABC-F family ATP-binding cassette domain-containing protein — protein MAHLLGGENLSIAFATRAVLDGVTVGLEEGDRIGIVGRNGDGKSTLMRLLSGRQTADSGRVTVRGGVHVGYLDQSDVLDGESTVGFAIVGESADHVWASNPKIREIMGALVGEVDWDANIHSLSGGQKRRVALAKLLIGDDDVIMLDEPTNHLDVEGVAWLAKHLKARWRANEGAFLVVTHDRWFLDEVCNRTWEVHDGIIDPFDGGYAAYVLARAERDRMNSVIETKRVQLVKKELAWLRRGAPARTAKPKFRIEAANELIADVPEPRDTVALSKMATARQGKDVLDLENVSLSYGDKELFDNITLRLAPGERLGIVGVNGAGKTTLLRLLNGEIEPTAGKLKRGKTVQTAVLTQEVRELDDVMNMRVIEVIEREKRSFDVGGKDMSAGQLVEQLGFTKDKQWTPVKDLSGGERRRLQLLRLLVGEPNVLMLDEPTNDLDTDTLAAVEDVLDGWPGTLVVVSHDRYLLERVTDHQMALLGDGQLRGLPGGVDQYLELREAALSGKSSSAASQGPAAPSGPSESQKRDARKVLNRLERQLAKNSAADAKVHAQMATSVGDYDALAELNAKLAKLAAERAGLELEWLEASEVLE, from the coding sequence GTGGCACATCTCCTTGGAGGAGAAAATCTCAGCATCGCCTTCGCTACCCGCGCTGTCTTGGACGGCGTGACGGTGGGGCTTGAAGAGGGAGATCGGATCGGAATTGTCGGGCGCAACGGTGATGGCAAGTCCACACTGATGCGCCTGCTCTCCGGACGGCAAACCGCCGATTCCGGCCGGGTCACGGTCCGTGGCGGTGTGCATGTGGGGTACCTGGACCAGTCCGACGTGCTCGACGGCGAAAGCACGGTGGGCTTTGCGATCGTGGGTGAGTCCGCCGATCACGTGTGGGCTTCCAACCCGAAGATTCGCGAGATCATGGGCGCCCTGGTCGGTGAGGTGGACTGGGATGCGAACATCCACTCACTCTCCGGCGGGCAGAAGCGCCGCGTGGCACTGGCCAAGCTGCTCATCGGCGACGACGACGTGATCATGCTCGATGAGCCCACCAACCATCTGGATGTGGAGGGTGTGGCGTGGCTGGCTAAACACCTGAAGGCACGTTGGCGCGCCAACGAGGGAGCCTTCCTGGTCGTCACCCACGATCGTTGGTTCCTGGATGAAGTCTGCAACCGCACTTGGGAAGTTCACGACGGCATCATTGACCCGTTCGACGGCGGCTATGCCGCGTACGTGCTGGCCCGGGCCGAGCGGGACCGGATGAACTCCGTGATTGAAACCAAGCGTGTGCAGCTGGTGAAGAAGGAACTTGCCTGGTTGCGCCGCGGTGCACCGGCCAGGACGGCCAAGCCGAAGTTCCGCATCGAGGCCGCCAATGAGCTCATCGCCGACGTCCCCGAGCCCCGCGACACAGTTGCCCTGTCCAAGATGGCCACCGCCCGCCAGGGCAAGGACGTACTGGACCTGGAAAACGTATCCCTGTCCTACGGGGACAAGGAGCTCTTCGATAACATCACCTTGCGCCTTGCCCCGGGTGAGCGCCTGGGTATCGTCGGCGTCAACGGTGCCGGCAAGACCACCTTGCTGCGGCTTCTCAACGGCGAAATCGAGCCGACCGCAGGAAAGCTCAAGCGTGGCAAGACGGTGCAGACCGCCGTGCTGACCCAGGAGGTGCGCGAACTCGATGACGTGATGAACATGCGCGTCATTGAAGTCATTGAGCGGGAGAAACGCTCCTTCGACGTTGGCGGCAAGGACATGAGCGCCGGGCAACTGGTGGAACAGCTCGGCTTCACCAAGGACAAGCAGTGGACGCCGGTGAAGGACCTCTCCGGTGGTGAGCGCCGTCGCCTGCAGTTGCTGCGCCTGCTGGTGGGCGAGCCTAACGTGCTGATGCTCGATGAGCCCACCAACGATCTTGACACGGACACCCTGGCTGCCGTAGAGGACGTCCTTGACGGCTGGCCCGGCACCCTGGTGGTGGTTTCGCACGACAGGTACTTGTTGGAGCGTGTCACCGACCACCAGATGGCGTTGCTCGGTGACGGCCAGCTGCGCGGGCTCCCCGGGGGAGTGGACCAGTACCTGGAACTGCGTGAAGCGGCACTGTCAGGCAAATCCAGCTCCGCGGCGTCCCAGGGGCCCGCAGCGCCATCGGGGCCCTCCGAGTCCCAAAAGCGAGACGCCCGCAAGGTCCTGAACCGGCTGGAACGACAGCTGGCAAAGAATTCCGCTGCGGACGCCAAGGTGCATGCACAAATGGCCACCAGCGTGGGCGACTATGACGCCCTGGCCGAGCTCAACGCCAAACTGGCCAAGCTTGCCGCCGAGCGGGCCGGTCTGGAACTGGAATGGCTTGAGGCCTCAGAGGTCCTCGAGTAG
- a CDS encoding LuxR C-terminal-related transcriptional regulator, producing the protein MGAEDRRRWSSFVRQNDIAEIAAALQDRRYFGITLIGARGVGKSTLARGVDTALAGETHIIRLFGSSSETVVPYGILEMLMARLPIGASESATTIIHGVSQLIRQDARGRNVVLILDDLPGVDSLSLSVLMHLLLSGTARILVLARHINDLPDDFLWLLKDGRLAERRVENLSRAEVRELLRRGLGGPVSGAAVSALFAASTGNPLVLHALVSEQVGNGTLNQHNGTWVIESGSTSNAPSPLGELVKSRLARESENVRFGVTKMAMIQTAPLSVVIAVLGAEVVAEMEERGYLGVSHNGRMQAYLMEPYIGETVRQGLSMEEKVVLFQEFSSTISPDPAALGNQDLLRFAEWAHDSNVALAPELALAATATAIRLHFPVLALKLSEHVPAGDPSWVKAAIYRSGAYIVLAEYGKAARELEGIPEDIVAGLDPESYAEWAAAFMSALLWVPEGCARIPELLRLARSRLQDGVEQSGGPMNATERLDVAWFQFKVHNGDFSDVAADLEAALQSSDDEYRLNCASTLVLVWTVTGREMEAVRLARSVAAEVQQRDIALVRPDLHHIGIILALLWTGQWRECVSVLDDLLADGTHSAQFGGGALELALGLAYTYAGRGREAAEVLMAAAAQLEVRESYNALNLAYSALAFAHAQVGDVAGVEKYIALTNQTPALTAWVFRSIAEFFRFMALRWIDDPTAVDRLMASAKADIVKGRFTTASVSLFGATVNGTEHDFAMLEETSLRRQGPMAKLNSVFARASRTKSAAMALEAATIANELDLIAVESRCMVLALEFARDAGDKHLVYESKLRLDRLALSIPILPRAPRSAGVRLTQRELQIAKLAVRGLGNRAIADRVGISVRTVEGHLYQVFAKFGIMSRAELDQVEGL; encoded by the coding sequence ATGGGAGCCGAGGACAGGCGACGGTGGTCCTCGTTCGTGCGTCAAAACGACATCGCGGAGATAGCTGCGGCCCTTCAAGACCGGCGTTACTTCGGCATCACGCTCATCGGTGCACGGGGTGTTGGAAAGTCCACCTTGGCCCGGGGCGTTGACACCGCACTAGCAGGCGAGACCCACATAATACGGCTGTTTGGGAGTTCTTCCGAGACGGTGGTGCCCTATGGGATATTGGAAATGCTGATGGCGCGCCTGCCTATCGGCGCATCGGAGTCTGCTACAACCATCATTCACGGAGTTTCCCAGCTCATCAGGCAAGATGCTCGCGGCCGTAATGTCGTGCTGATTCTCGATGATTTACCCGGCGTTGACAGCCTGAGCTTGAGCGTGCTGATGCACTTGCTACTCAGCGGCACCGCTCGGATACTTGTCCTCGCCCGCCACATCAATGACCTTCCAGACGACTTCTTGTGGCTTCTCAAAGATGGAAGGTTGGCAGAACGTAGGGTGGAGAACTTATCTCGTGCGGAGGTACGGGAACTCCTCCGAAGGGGGTTGGGTGGGCCAGTCTCTGGCGCCGCAGTTTCCGCATTGTTCGCCGCCAGCACCGGGAATCCATTGGTGCTTCATGCACTGGTGAGCGAGCAAGTGGGAAACGGCACTCTCAACCAACACAACGGGACCTGGGTCATCGAGAGCGGCTCCACCTCGAATGCCCCAAGCCCGTTGGGAGAGTTGGTGAAATCCAGGCTAGCCCGCGAAAGCGAAAATGTGCGTTTTGGGGTCACTAAAATGGCGATGATTCAAACGGCGCCCTTGTCAGTGGTCATCGCCGTCCTGGGAGCGGAAGTGGTCGCCGAGATGGAAGAGCGTGGATACCTCGGGGTGAGCCACAACGGCCGGATGCAGGCCTATCTGATGGAGCCATATATTGGCGAAACCGTCCGCCAGGGGCTGAGTATGGAGGAGAAGGTCGTCCTTTTTCAGGAGTTTTCATCCACTATTTCCCCGGACCCCGCGGCCCTAGGTAACCAAGACTTGTTGCGCTTTGCAGAGTGGGCCCATGACTCGAACGTGGCTTTGGCGCCGGAATTGGCTTTGGCGGCGACTGCTACAGCGATCCGTTTGCATTTCCCCGTCCTTGCCCTGAAGCTATCTGAGCACGTTCCTGCCGGAGACCCGTCGTGGGTCAAAGCCGCTATATATCGCAGTGGCGCCTATATCGTTCTTGCCGAATATGGGAAAGCTGCACGGGAGCTGGAAGGGATCCCCGAGGACATCGTGGCTGGACTCGACCCGGAATCATACGCGGAGTGGGCGGCTGCTTTCATGAGTGCGCTACTGTGGGTTCCTGAGGGGTGCGCTCGGATCCCCGAACTTCTCCGTCTGGCGCGATCACGACTTCAAGATGGAGTGGAGCAATCCGGAGGGCCGATGAACGCAACGGAGCGTCTTGACGTGGCTTGGTTCCAGTTCAAGGTCCACAACGGTGACTTTTCCGACGTCGCAGCGGACCTCGAGGCGGCTCTCCAATCAAGCGACGATGAGTACAGGCTCAATTGCGCCAGTACTCTCGTTTTGGTGTGGACAGTCACTGGTCGCGAAATGGAAGCCGTGCGGTTGGCACGTTCGGTTGCCGCTGAAGTCCAGCAACGTGACATCGCGTTGGTCAGGCCCGATCTGCATCATATTGGCATAATTTTGGCCCTCTTGTGGACCGGCCAGTGGCGTGAATGCGTGAGTGTTCTGGATGATTTGCTGGCTGATGGGACCCACTCGGCCCAGTTTGGAGGCGGGGCACTTGAACTTGCACTCGGCCTGGCATACACCTACGCGGGCCGGGGACGCGAGGCCGCCGAAGTTCTCATGGCTGCAGCCGCGCAGTTGGAAGTTAGGGAATCCTACAATGCCTTGAATCTGGCGTACTCCGCTCTCGCCTTCGCTCACGCGCAAGTGGGGGATGTGGCCGGTGTCGAAAAGTACATTGCGTTGACCAACCAGACACCGGCACTGACGGCTTGGGTATTTCGTTCTATTGCCGAGTTCTTCCGGTTCATGGCCTTACGTTGGATCGATGACCCAACGGCTGTGGACCGACTTATGGCCTCAGCGAAAGCCGACATTGTGAAGGGCAGGTTCACAACCGCATCCGTCAGCCTCTTTGGTGCCACGGTGAATGGCACCGAACATGACTTCGCAATGCTCGAGGAAACGTCGCTGCGGAGGCAAGGTCCCATGGCGAAGCTGAACTCCGTCTTCGCCCGGGCCTCTCGGACCAAGAGCGCAGCTATGGCACTGGAGGCAGCGACCATCGCCAATGAGCTGGACCTCATCGCGGTGGAATCCAGGTGTATGGTTTTAGCGCTCGAATTTGCTCGCGATGCCGGAGATAAGCACTTGGTGTACGAATCAAAGTTGAGGTTGGACCGCCTCGCCCTCAGCATACCCATCCTGCCCAGGGCCCCTCGGAGCGCGGGCGTGAGATTGACCCAAAGGGAGCTCCAAATTGCCAAGTTGGCTGTGCGCGGCCTGGGTAATCGTGCCATAGCGGACAGGGTCGGGATATCGGTGCGCACAGTGGAAGGCCATCTTTACCAGGTATTTGCTAAGTTTGGAATCATGTCAAGGGCCGAATTAGATCAGGTCGAAGGCTTGTAG
- the glmU gene encoding bifunctional UDP-N-acetylglucosamine diphosphorylase/glucosamine-1-phosphate N-acetyltransferase GlmU, which yields MKSRTPKILHPIGGISMVGHALAAAQGLHPDRLAVVVRFERDAVAAHIQALDAHALIVDQDDIPGTGRAVQAALEALDAQHEVHGTVVVTYGDVPLLTTALLRELVQTHATDGNAVTVLTAVLEDAAGYGRILRHNSDGTVLGIREHKDATAAERAIREINSGIYAFDAKVLRAALKKVTTDNNQGEMYLTDVLGLARNDGGRVAAVVTADRWQVEGANDRVQLAALGTEHNRRIVEGWMRAGVSVIDPATTWIDSTVELEEDVTILPGTQLHGKTTVARDAVVGPDSTLTDVQIGEKAEVTRTHGTGAIIGEGAHVGPFTFLRPGTVLGADGKIGAFYETKNVTIGRGSKLSHLGYAGDAEIGEDTNIGCGNITANFDGVNKHRTVIGSGVRTGSNTVFVAPVTVGDGAFTGAGAIVRKDVPAGALSLTVAPQRNAQGWTAANRPGSIPALAAQKAADNASN from the coding sequence ATGAAGTCTCGGACACCCAAAATCCTGCATCCCATCGGTGGCATTTCCATGGTGGGCCATGCCTTGGCCGCGGCGCAGGGGCTTCACCCCGACCGTTTGGCCGTCGTGGTCAGGTTTGAACGCGACGCGGTGGCGGCACACATCCAGGCACTGGACGCCCACGCGCTCATCGTTGACCAGGACGATATTCCCGGCACGGGACGCGCTGTGCAGGCCGCACTGGAAGCCCTCGACGCGCAGCACGAGGTCCACGGCACCGTGGTTGTCACCTACGGCGATGTCCCGCTGCTGACCACCGCACTGCTGCGAGAACTTGTGCAAACCCACGCTACGGACGGCAATGCTGTCACCGTCCTTACGGCAGTTCTGGAGGATGCCGCCGGCTACGGCCGCATTCTGCGACACAACAGCGACGGCACGGTCCTGGGCATCCGTGAGCACAAGGACGCCACGGCTGCTGAACGAGCAATCCGTGAGATCAACTCCGGGATCTACGCCTTCGACGCCAAGGTGCTCCGTGCTGCCCTGAAGAAGGTCACCACTGACAACAACCAGGGCGAGATGTACCTCACCGATGTTTTGGGCCTGGCCAGGAACGACGGCGGCCGTGTCGCCGCCGTGGTCACCGCCGATCGCTGGCAGGTGGAAGGCGCCAATGACCGTGTGCAGTTGGCCGCCCTGGGCACCGAACACAACCGCCGCATCGTTGAAGGCTGGATGCGTGCCGGTGTGAGCGTCATCGACCCCGCCACCACATGGATCGACTCCACCGTAGAGCTGGAGGAAGACGTCACCATCTTGCCCGGCACCCAACTCCACGGCAAAACCACTGTGGCGCGTGACGCCGTCGTCGGCCCCGATTCAACACTGACCGACGTGCAGATCGGCGAAAAAGCTGAAGTGACGCGCACCCATGGCACCGGCGCCATCATCGGCGAAGGGGCCCACGTTGGCCCGTTCACCTTCCTGCGCCCCGGCACGGTCCTGGGAGCCGACGGTAAAATTGGCGCGTTTTACGAGACGAAGAACGTCACGATCGGCCGCGGCTCCAAGCTTTCCCACCTGGGCTATGCAGGGGATGCGGAGATCGGCGAAGACACCAATATTGGCTGTGGCAACATCACAGCTAACTTTGATGGCGTGAACAAACACCGCACCGTCATCGGCTCCGGCGTACGTACCGGTTCCAACACCGTGTTCGTGGCTCCCGTAACCGTGGGGGACGGGGCGTTCACCGGTGCCGGCGCCATTGTGCGTAAGGACGTCCCCGCCGGGGCCTTGAGCTTGACGGTGGCACCGCAGCGCAACGCCCAGGGCTGGACGGCGGCTAACCGCCCCGGCAGCATCCCTGCGCTGGCCGCGCAAAAGGCTGCCGACAATGCCAGCAACTAA
- a CDS encoding ribose-phosphate diphosphokinase, whose translation MSELSHNVDKKLVLATGRAHPELAEEVAQCLGTELLPMSAYDFANGEIYVRSGESVRGKEVFIIQAHPAPLNNWLMEQLIMVDSMKRASASVITVVAPFYPYSRQDKKGRGREPISARLVADLYKTAGADRIMSVDLHTAQIQGFFDGPVDHLFAIPLLADHIRKIVGDDDVTVVSPDTGRVRVAEQWAERLGGAPLAFVHKSRDLTVPNQAVSKTVVGQVAGRTCVLIDDMIDTGGTIAGAVRVLKDAGAKDVIIAATHAIFSDPAAERLANCGAREVVVTNTLPIPESKRFPTLTVLSIAPLLARAIKEVFEDGSVTSLFDGNA comes from the coding sequence ATGAGCGAACTTAGCCACAATGTCGACAAGAAACTGGTGCTGGCAACCGGCCGCGCGCACCCCGAGCTAGCCGAAGAAGTGGCGCAATGTTTGGGTACTGAGCTGCTGCCAATGTCGGCTTATGACTTCGCCAACGGGGAAATCTACGTTCGTTCCGGGGAGAGTGTACGTGGCAAGGAAGTGTTCATCATCCAGGCCCACCCGGCACCGTTGAACAACTGGCTCATGGAACAGCTGATCATGGTGGATTCCATGAAGCGCGCCTCCGCCAGCGTCATCACCGTGGTGGCCCCGTTCTACCCTTACTCACGCCAGGACAAGAAAGGCCGCGGCCGCGAGCCGATCTCCGCCCGCCTGGTTGCGGACCTGTACAAGACGGCCGGCGCAGACCGGATCATGAGCGTTGACCTGCACACCGCCCAGATTCAGGGCTTCTTCGACGGCCCCGTGGACCACCTTTTTGCCATCCCGTTGCTGGCCGACCACATTCGCAAGATTGTGGGGGACGACGACGTCACTGTCGTCTCGCCCGACACCGGACGTGTGCGCGTGGCTGAGCAGTGGGCGGAGCGCCTGGGTGGGGCCCCGCTGGCGTTCGTGCACAAATCGCGTGACCTGACGGTGCCGAACCAGGCCGTGTCCAAGACCGTGGTGGGTCAGGTTGCCGGACGCACCTGTGTGCTCATCGATGACATGATCGACACCGGCGGAACCATTGCCGGGGCGGTCCGGGTACTCAAGGACGCCGGCGCCAAGGATGTCATCATCGCCGCCACGCACGCTATCTTCTCCGACCCGGCCGCGGAACGTCTGGCCAACTGTGGCGCCCGCGAAGTGGTTGTCACCAACACGCTGCCCATCCCCGAATCCAAGCGTTTCCCCACCCTGACGGTGCTCTCCATTGCGCCGTTGCTGGCGCGCGCCATCAAGGAAGTCTTCGAGGACGGCTCGGTCACGAGCCTGTTCGACGGCAACGCCTAA
- the pth gene encoding aminoacyl-tRNA hydrolase gives MSDTWLVVGLGNPGPGYSRNRHNIGFMVAEELASRMNATFKTHKARALIASGRMGVGGPKIIVAKPTLFMNLSGGPTASLAKFYNLAPDHVVAIHDEIDIPFDTVKLKVGGGEGGHNGLRDISRALGTKDYYRVRAGVGRPPGRADAASHVLRDFSSTEAKTLPFLIDAAADATEVLIVEGLLSAQEKFHQA, from the coding sequence ATGAGTGATACTTGGCTTGTAGTCGGGCTCGGGAATCCCGGGCCCGGCTACAGCCGTAACCGGCACAATATTGGTTTCATGGTGGCTGAGGAACTCGCCTCTCGCATGAACGCCACTTTTAAGACCCACAAGGCTCGCGCGCTCATCGCCTCGGGCCGGATGGGCGTGGGCGGGCCAAAAATTATTGTAGCCAAGCCTACACTTTTCATGAACCTCAGTGGAGGCCCGACGGCGTCACTTGCGAAGTTCTATAACCTTGCGCCCGATCATGTGGTTGCCATCCATGACGAAATTGATATTCCCTTTGACACGGTGAAGCTGAAGGTCGGCGGCGGCGAAGGCGGGCATAACGGATTACGCGATATTTCCCGTGCGCTGGGAACCAAGGACTACTACCGGGTGCGTGCTGGAGTGGGCCGCCCGCCCGGGCGAGCTGATGCTGCCAGTCACGTGCTGCGGGACTTTTCCTCCACGGAGGCCAAAACACTACCGTTCCTGATCGATGCTGCCGCCGATGCCACCGAGGTGCTCATTGTTGAGGGCCTGCTGTCCGCCCAGGAGAAGTTTCACCAGGCATAG
- a CDS encoding type IV toxin-antitoxin system AbiEi family antitoxin domain-containing protein — translation MEDQVAWYGKVARRKDLLAKGCTAWSLKMAEEAGLIRRIARGYYALPDADPLDVRLALHQARRTCFTKAEQLGLWVIKRPPLLHVAAAHGPPIPGCVVHKVSGEQTLLNILRQCVKCGSEVEGLAALESAVVLKKCSIAELRAEFAGREDTRGRAIIDMIDPQAMSIAETVARYYLRKSGLNVQGQFYVKGVGHIDLLVEGVLGVETDGETYHNTEQGWAEDLRRENLLVIKGVWCLRIPAKLVLGRPDIMLSWVRQALAVINSAPQ, via the coding sequence GTGGAGGATCAAGTCGCCTGGTACGGCAAGGTTGCCCGGCGCAAAGACCTGCTTGCCAAGGGTTGCACGGCCTGGAGCCTGAAGATGGCCGAGGAGGCAGGGCTCATCCGGCGCATTGCCCGCGGCTACTATGCGTTGCCGGATGCCGATCCCTTGGATGTGAGGCTTGCCCTGCATCAGGCCCGTCGGACGTGTTTCACCAAGGCCGAACAACTGGGCCTTTGGGTCATCAAGCGCCCGCCTTTACTGCATGTTGCCGCGGCTCATGGCCCTCCGATTCCCGGGTGCGTGGTTCATAAAGTCAGCGGGGAGCAGACGTTGTTGAACATTTTGCGCCAATGCGTCAAATGCGGTTCCGAGGTGGAGGGCTTGGCTGCCTTGGAATCAGCAGTGGTGCTCAAGAAGTGCAGTATTGCCGAGCTCCGTGCTGAATTCGCCGGGCGAGAGGACACTCGGGGACGGGCCATCATTGACATGATCGACCCCCAGGCCATGTCCATTGCCGAAACCGTGGCTAGATACTACTTGCGCAAGTCCGGGCTAAACGTGCAGGGCCAGTTCTATGTGAAGGGTGTGGGCCACATCGACCTGCTGGTTGAAGGCGTTTTAGGTGTGGAAACGGACGGGGAAACGTACCACAATACGGAGCAGGGGTGGGCGGAAGACCTGCGGCGGGAGAACCTGCTGGTCATCAAGGGGGTATGGTGCCTTCGCATTCCCGCAAAGTTGGTACTGGGGCGCCCGGACATCATGCTGAGCTGGGTACGTCAGGCGCTTGCCGTGATCAATTCCGCGCCGCAGTGA